A single window of Rhodopirellula islandica DNA harbors:
- a CDS encoding tetratricopeptide repeat protein translates to MRDSGATFVRRCRLSSSGSNRVKPLRPPTDWHPKRCNRWTRLVRPETVFAFSKKTLQLGLLLTCFTSIPTSMGCRGIGRFGESRQSIAARRLSRQGLKAMRQGEWAVAETLFTEALDVSSVNDAAHRGMSESLWQKGQQDDAIEHLEKAVQLSAGDPKHMQRLGRMYLEVGRVDEATRQCQIALDSDREWAALWALWGDCQVARNEKDEALAAYHRALSLQPDYPYVQLRTAEIYHQQKRYDRLLATLDRIREDADVVGDMDEAIRPGAADLLRGIAMRELGRSEESVQYFIASARKNPSDATSRLQLASVAVETGQPQIAQTWLAQAMRLDPAAVRDAGWNVETWSATPPGMISPENAHLETSAVPIIAAQPDAARPWIQ, encoded by the coding sequence ATGCGTGACAGTGGCGCCACGTTTGTCAGGCGGTGCCGCTTGTCTTCTTCCGGATCGAACCGCGTGAAACCCCTGCGTCCTCCAACCGATTGGCATCCCAAGCGATGCAACCGATGGACGCGTCTGGTCAGACCAGAGACGGTGTTTGCGTTCTCCAAGAAGACGCTGCAACTCGGATTGTTGCTGACGTGTTTCACATCCATTCCCACCTCGATGGGTTGTCGCGGCATCGGTCGATTTGGCGAAAGCCGGCAATCGATCGCAGCCCGTCGGCTGTCACGGCAAGGGCTCAAGGCGATGCGCCAAGGTGAATGGGCCGTTGCGGAAACACTTTTCACCGAGGCACTCGACGTCTCCAGTGTCAACGACGCGGCACATCGCGGGATGTCGGAGTCCTTGTGGCAAAAAGGCCAGCAAGACGATGCGATCGAGCACCTTGAAAAAGCGGTTCAGCTTTCCGCCGGGGACCCCAAGCACATGCAGCGGTTGGGACGGATGTACCTCGAAGTAGGGCGTGTCGACGAAGCAACGCGTCAGTGTCAAATCGCACTGGATTCGGATCGTGAGTGGGCCGCTTTGTGGGCCTTGTGGGGCGATTGTCAGGTCGCTCGCAATGAAAAGGACGAGGCATTGGCGGCGTACCATCGTGCGTTGTCGCTGCAGCCCGACTACCCGTATGTCCAATTGCGAACCGCCGAGATTTACCATCAACAGAAGCGTTACGACCGTTTGCTCGCGACTCTGGACCGGATTCGCGAAGACGCGGACGTTGTCGGTGACATGGATGAAGCGATTCGCCCCGGAGCGGCCGATTTGCTGCGAGGCATCGCGATGCGAGAACTGGGGCGTAGCGAAGAGTCGGTTCAATATTTCATTGCGTCGGCACGAAAGAATCCCAGCGATGCGACCTCGCGATTGCAGTTGGCATCCGTTGCGGTCGAGACGGGACAGCCACAAATTGCTCAGACCTGGCTGGCTCAGGCAATGCGATTGGATCCTGCCGCTGTTCGCGACGCCGGATGGAATGTGGAGACCTGGTCGGCGACCCCGCCGGGAATGATTTCCCCGGAGA